The DNA segment CAAAACAGAGCCAGATCCCTGGAGTCGAGCAAATAGGCTAAAAAAAGAGTCTTGAGTACATTCTACTACtacattctgtatttcttgaGTACATTTGTCTGGGTTACCTAAACCTCTTCGTCAGCCTGAGGCAAGCCTGCTGATACCATTGCACGTGTCAGCGGGGCGCACTTGCCTCCGAGAGTGGACCAAAGCAGGAGTAGGTCTTTCATGAGCACTTAACCAATGGTgggcaggaaagctgggctcgGGATGTACCAGGTTTGGGATGTGGTTTTGCATGACGCcggggcaggagctgcccgcTGCAGTGTGCTGCTCCAGTGGGACAGTGGGACACCAGCGCACTCCCTCCTCCTGGAAAAGCCTGGAAGGACCGTGCCGGCTGGGCCTGTCACCTGCAGTGGTTTGTTCAGCTTCTATAGCATGCTGCCTTTGTGCGAAAGCGTGGCTTCTGATTTTGCTATTTTGGGAATTCTCAGGGTGAAATCATAAGACTTGGCTCTAGGAAacgcttttttctttctttcctaaaaCCTCTCATCTTATTAAGAGAAGAAGATGTTGAAGTAGGTTGTTCTATCATGCGAAGCTTGTCACATGGGGCTGGTTTTGGAGCGAGGGTCGGTCTCACGCTGTGAATTCCGAGTACGGGATCACTGCAGTCTGTAAGCCTGAGGGATAACAGAGCATCGCAGCAGCGTAACGGGACAGCCAAGCCTGTGAAATGCAAAGGGCTCCCATTGACCTTTATGGGATGGTCAGTGTGCTGCTCTGAAGGCAGAATGAAGCCTAGTACCATCACCAGTCAGCAACAGTTTTGTGCCATATGATcacttttttaatctttgacCATTCTAGAAATTCCTCATGCACATTTTGACTAGTGACTTACCTGACCGCTTGTTCTTTGTACATCCTGCACAGTCCCTGCACAAGCTGCAGTTACCCTCTTCGTAAGGTTTTATTACTGCAAATGTTTCCACGTTTGCCTATACAACTGCCATCGGTAGAGTGGGGGTTTTTGATTgcattttgtttgtctgtttgtttgtttggatgtttggatttttttgcctctgttcGAATGCTTGTTTTACCTGTCGCCGAAACAGCTGGTCCTTTTTCGGAGTTAGATGTTTGTACATTTTCTTATAGActttccaatgaaaaaaaaaaaaagatatattttctattaatttattACAATGGCACTAAGACAACTAAATTGCAGACATATGAAGCATTTTTACTGGAGTTTAGCGTTGTTGGGGTTGTTAAGGAGACTGGCGATATGTCTTTTCAGATAATCTGCTTTGCACTTGAAAGCTCTCTGTGTCCGCAGACCGTGGTAATGCATCGACTGGTTTATGATGACAAGAGCTCTTGGGACATTGGTCCCAACAGATTGTGGCTTACAACTGAGATAACATGTAGTTGTTTGGAGTACACAATGTTTATCGAAATAAATATTCAATgcaaatttcttattttattttttttgtctcttgtcTCTTCAGTGTCTGTAGCAATGAGCTGGCATTTGCTGGGGACACACACGAGCCTTAGTACAGCATCTGAGAGAAAGGTACACAGCTCCCTACTTACTTCAAAAGGCAGAGACCAAGGGGCCAAACCACCCCTGTGTGCGTTTGCTGGCCAGTCTGTGCAGACCACAGTACATTTCACTGCCTGCCCAGTCACCCTTGCAGGCTGTGAGGCAGGGagatgggaagggaaggagatggGAGCGGGAAAGGGGGTGTCACAGGGGGCAGACACAAGCAAGGGCTGTATTTGGGGCAGCCAAAGGTGGGGGACTATTAGCAGATTAAACCAAAAATCTTGTTCCCTTGctcacaaaactttttcttcattgaatAGGGTGAACACGGAGTAAAAATACATATGGAAATAATATATAAAACCTATAAAGTTTTTGTAGTGGGCGACTATTACAGCTTGTGAGAATCTCACTGTCAGGTCAAGTACGACTTAGACTGTAAATTTTCCACCATGGGACAGTGCCAGCTGGGCAGACTCCACTGTAAAACTTTTTGGAGGCTCCAAAACTGGAATGGGATTTTTTGGTGGCAGCACTCAACGTTTCCAGCATCCAAGCACATATTTTTGAATCAAGTATCAAAATAGTAGTTAGCACGTTAGAGAACTACCGCCTAATGGCTCCAGGCCAGGAAACTAGAAATGCACCCTGCCTACTCGTGTTGGATTGAAGTTACTGACATGTGGGCTTTTGCAGATCAACTGcatggggaaaaggaagaaaaaagctgaaagtcATGGCAGAAATCTGACATCACAACACCAGCATCAGGGAAAAATGAAGCATCTATTTAATAGAGCGATAAGATCAAAACCTTCCCTGTTGAGAGCTGCAGGGGCTGTtgtgggagcaggggcagagctgggctttAGCCTCTGACCGCAGCAAAttgatgggggggtggggggcacagggagccccCAGGCACCTCCAGAAAGCCACGGGGCAGCCGGGAGCCTGCTCATGGGGCAGGAGCTGCGGAGACCCCCAGGGTGGGCAGCCAGGATTCATCGCACGTGCTCTCGTATGCACAGCTCGTACATGCACGTGCATACACAGACACATCTCTTACATACACGTGTAGACACAGCTTTCATATGTGTGCACACAATCTTatgtgcacgcacacacacacaaatatatgtaCATACCTTATAAAGACGTATACATTCTTCTGTATACACAcgtacacatacatacacaggCACATGTATGCACACCCATACACATATCtcatatgtatacacacacacacatcttacacacacacccttACACACAGACTCCCATACATTATTACATTATTGATTTTTTGATGGAGTCAAAGGGAGGTGTGAAGAGGTGCCCCCACCTCGCCGTGCCGCAGCATGTGGGCAGCCGTTACCACTGCGTCgctctgcgtgtgtgtgtaaGGAGCAGGAGGGTGGATATATACGTGCGTATGTCTGTGCATGAGGGCTCTACATATGGATATCTGCATTTGTGTGTGGCCTGTGTAAGGGGAGTGCGTGcactttgtgtttgtgtgtgtgcacgtgtatgtgtgtatatatgtgtgaaTTTGTGTGTGGTTGGGGTGCCTGTGTGTGGATATTTACGTgagtgtatttgtgtgtgtctgcgtatatatttgtgtgtgtatatgtgtgtgtctgtgtgtaggtgtctatatatatatgtatatacagtTGTTAGAACTAACTCAACGACAAATTCTGTATAACCTATATACAATTAACTACATTAGTTCTAAAATTACCACTTAATTTTTAGTtatgtgtttgtatttaaatatagaCCAGATAGATTCTATCcatgaatatataaaatacactgTACATTAACTACATTATCTTCTGTAGGAAAATATGATTAATTTGTTAGTAAATTAAATTGATTTGTTATTaaaaagttatatatatattaaatatataaataattatatattaagAAGTTATATacatttgttattaaaaatatagcATTTTAATATCTGTAATATAGATAATATATTACAAAGACAATGTAAATTATTAAATGGGTATACTATAACATAACATAGCATAAGGGACTTcgagaaagatggggacaggcttTTTGGTAGGGCCTGTAGCGACAGGACGGGGGGAATGGTATTAAGCTGAAAAAAGGCAGCTTTAGGTTCGATATTAAGaggaaattcttcactgtgggGGTGGCGAGGTGCtgtcccaggctgcccagagcagctgtggatgccccatccctggcagtgcccaaggccaggctggacggggctgggagcagcctgggctggcgggaggggtccctgcccgtggcggGGGCTGGGAACCAGACGGGCTTTGGGGTCCCTCCgaccccgcccgcccgcggccccgcagtgacccggcgcggcccggcgcAGCGCTCGGGGCGCAGCAGCTGCCGTGGCCTGTCCGCGCCCGCCCCCTGGCGGCCGCCCGGCGCAGCGCCGCGGGCCCGCGGAGCTCCCGCACCTTTCACCGCAGCTCTCCGCGCACCGGCTGCCCGGCAAAACTGATTTCAAACGCGTGAGTTTGCGGGTTAACGGGCAAAATTCTAAAACTTAGTATTGTCCTTCTGGCTGCACCGCCTGCCTTTTAAAGGCGGGGTGCAGTGAGAGCCGTCgggagggggtgtgtgggtttggtggggtttttttgtttttcttttcttttagatgCTGCTTTGGACAATGGAAACAAAAGGTATGGGCCGCAAATGAAGGAAAACCCAGCGGGTTTTTTGACTCTTACATACCTGCCGCCTTATGCCAGCAGGCCAGGACCAGTCCTGTTAGCCGCCCGCGGGCAGCAGCGGCTGAGCTGGCACGGATCCTGCCCACAGCTCCCAGGTGCAGGGATGCTCCCGCCGCTGCTGCACGGCGCTCCCATTCTCCCAGCTCCGCGGGGCAATAAGGAACACTGCCTGTCCAGCTCCCCGAATGAAGTGCTCTGTACGCTGCCCTCGCAGGTCTTCGACCAGCCTGCCCAtcacccccagcagcagctgaaaccaCTGTGATGTGTCCAGGGCTTTTCAGCCCCAAAGGGCCATTTTGGCAGCTGGCTCAGAGGCTGTTTTGTCACACCACCTTCTTCCTGACCAAAGGATGCGGGAGGCATGTGTAGAAACCACCACTGCAGCTacacccttccttcctcttgcaTGGCTTCTTCACAAAACACCTTCGGCAGCTCCTCCCTGCGGTGATCCCTCAGCCATGGAGCTGGATGCAGCCTGTACACCCACTGTATGgtccccaaaacaaaacccaagggACAGCTCCATCACTTTGCAAATAGAATAATTTGCAATTTCTGCGTTTGCATCTCAGCTGGAATATCTCAGCCGTCGGGAGCAGTACCAGGACACGGTGAGGGGCTTGTGGTGAGGAAGCCCCTCACAAAGTAAGTATCTCTTCTCCTTTGGCAAAGTGTGTAATGGGAGATCACGATGAAATTCCCAGCATAACTGTAACCTCATCTTCTATTGTGTTAGTGTTGAATGAGTAGTACGGGATAATGTTTCTTAAAGCACAGATGTCTCACCTAAAGCCCCAGGGTCTGTCAGTTGATAGCAACACCTCAGGAAATTAATGCAGCtgatctgacttttttttcctgctttcctgtaGTCTGTCTCCAGTATTCAGCTGCATCATTTGGGGATCTCCTGAGCACAGCGTCCCCTGTTACAAATCTAAAGTTGATTTTCCCATCCCAGAAAGTGAGGCTGTCCTGGCTTATCACTGCTGACAGAAATAATAACGTggctgaaatatatttcaggcCTTCCTGGGGTTATTTCAGAATTGAGTAATATGGCTTAAATGGTGATGTTATGTGGGGACAGGGGTTGGGTAGGAGCAACGATAAGATGGAAAGTGACCTTTCCCTGGTAAGTTTACACAGCTCATTAGATCACAACAAAATACCTGGCTCccacatttaaatgaaagaaaagttaagTTTTTCAAAAATCTTCTGTCAAAATCAGCTGTTAAGTGCCCAAACACCTGCCTATGCTTCCATTAGGGTCCCTGGCAACTCCATCCTCGTATAATTGCAGTTACCTAAAGTTCACACAGTTATTAGCATGTTTTACAGCTCAGAAGGACAACAGCTGACTATCAAGGGTTGAGAAGTTGTAGGGTATGGCTGTGGATACAATTGGCAGGATGAATGAAAGTATGTGTAATTTAAGTACGCACTATTTTGGATAGTCGTGAGATTTCATTTTAGATGGGAGTATAAAAACTcaacttattttttttgcaaaagaagttgaatgaaataaaactgcactgaggacaagttaaaaaaaaaccaaaacaaccaaaacacacaGGATGGCTTGCAACCATGGGTCTGGGAAATAACGAGCAATGATCACATGAATACACATATTACACCTTTatcttatttatttgtttattgaCTCAGAAATTGCTcaaccatgattttttttcccagtacaACCTTGCAATACAATTATTCACGTATATCCCAGCCCTCCTCATTACAAAGAAGCCTTTAACAGAAGTTACAGCAAGACGCAGGTTACTTCATGGTGCTGCTCAATCAACAGCTACTGCTCGTTGCTGATGACCTTGCACCTTGCAGGCACCTTGCTGCTCACTGCTTTCCAAAGCACACGGAGGCCTGCCAATGTGTAACATTGCCATCAATGAGAGCACCTGAACtgatttaaatattaatgatttCATGAGTGCTCAGTGCTCTGCTCTGTGGCTTCCACAGAATTAGCAGGCACATCACCAACACAGAAGTCCAGCCTATTTTCAGACACTACTGAAAATTATCTCTAAAAGCAGATGTTATAGGCAGTAAAGCTGAGCCCAcgggttgttggtttttttggagtACCATTAAATTacaacagggggaaaaaaggttttggTTATAAGTCTCATGGACTTAGAGCATTCTAGTTAgcattctgtaaaaaaaaaatagggtcTCTCCGGTCTAactgcaacagagcagaggcacAATAGTTctggaataagaaaaaaaaagtttctgtttcagagaaGTGTCAAAAAGTAACACgttcttttcccattttattcCGTATTCAGGCCAAGGACGTTGCCAATAGGATTATT comes from the Falco cherrug isolate bFalChe1 chromosome 7, bFalChe1.pri, whole genome shotgun sequence genome and includes:
- the LOC129736461 gene encoding uncharacterized protein LOC129736461 gives rise to the protein MFPRLPIQLPSVEWGFLIAFCLSVCLFGCLDFFASVRMLVLPVAETAGPFSELDVCTFSYRLSNEKKKKIYFLLIYYNGTKTTKLQTYEAFLLEFSVVGVVKETGDMSFQIICFALESSLCPQTVVMHRLVYDDKSSWDIGPNRLWLTTEITCSCLEYTMFIEINIQCKFLILFFLSLVSSVSVAMSWHLLGTHTSLSTASERKVHSSLLTSKGRDQGAKPPLCAFAGQSVQTTVHFTACPVTLAGCEAGRWEGKEMGAGKGVSQGADTSKGCIWGSQRWGTISRLNQKSCSLAHKTFSSLNRVNTE